A genomic region of Sylvia atricapilla isolate bSylAtr1 chromosome 19, bSylAtr1.pri, whole genome shotgun sequence contains the following coding sequences:
- the EXOSC2 gene encoding exosome complex component RRP4 yields the protein MAAVSMRLPALRAPLESSARRGGEKHLVAPGDTITTDTGYMRGHGTYVEDEKLIASVAGVVERVNKLVCVRALKARYNGEIGDIVVGRITEVQQKRWKVETNSRLDSVLLLSSINLPGGELRRKSAEDELAMRDYLQEGDLISAEVQSIFSDGAVSLHTRSLKYGKLAQGVLVQVSPSLVKRQKTHFHDLPCGASVILGNNGFIWIYPTPEQKNDEAGGYTANLEPVPLSDREVISRLRNCIMALVTHKMMLFDTSILYCYEASLPHQIKDILKPEVTEEIVLEARQRLLDSEG from the exons ATGGCGGCGGTCAGCATGAGGCTGCCGGCGCTCCGTGCGCCTCTGGAGTCCAGCGCTCGCCGGGGCGGTGAGAAGCACCTGGTGGCACCGGGAGACACCATCACCACGGACACGGGATACATGAG gGGCCACGGTACTTATGTGGAGGACGAGAAGCTGATCGCCTCGGTGGCCGGCGTGGTGGAGAGGGTGAACAAGCTGGTGTGTGTCAGGGCGCTGAAGGCCAG GTACAACGGCGAGATCGGCGACATCGTGGTCGGCAGGATTACCGAG gtTCAGCAGAAGCGATGGAAAGTGGAAACAAATTCCAGGCTGGATTCAGTCCTGTTGCTGTCGTCTATAAATTTACCTGGTGGGGAGCTG agaaggaaatcaGCAGAAGACGAGCTTGCCATGAGGGACTACTTGCAGGAAGGAGATCTCATCAGT GCAGAGGTCCAGTCTATATTTTCTGATGGTGCTGTATCGCTGCACACTCGGAGCCTGAAGTATGGAAAG CTTGCCCAGGGTGTGCTGGTGCAGGTCTCTCCCTCCCTTGTGAAACGCCAGAAGACTCATTTCCATGACCTGCCCTGTGGTGCATCCGTGATCCTTGGCAACAATGGCTTCATCTGGATCTACCCAACTCCGGAGCAGAAGAATGACGAGGCTGGAGGCTACACTGCCAACTTGGAG CCAGTTCCCTTGTCTGACCGGGAGGTGATCTCACGGCTCCGAAACTGCATCATGGCTCTGGTTACTCACAAGATGATGCTCTTTGACACCAGCATCCTGTATTGCTATGAAGCATCCCTTCCTCATCAG ATCAAGGACATTCTCAAGCCAGAGGTGACAGAGGAGATCGTTCTGGAAGCTCGACAGAGGTTGCTGGATTCAGAGGGATAG